From a single Aspergillus puulaauensis MK2 DNA, chromosome 2, nearly complete sequence genomic region:
- a CDS encoding putative dynamin GTPase (COG:U;~EggNog:ENOG410PJW1;~InterPro:IPR030381,IPR027417,IPR003130,IPR001401, IPR000375,IPR022812,IPR020850;~PFAM:PF00350,PF01031;~go_function: GO:0003924 - GTPase activity [Evidence IEA];~go_function: GO:0005525 - GTP binding [Evidence IEA]), with the protein MAPHSLQPYRSVTPDVKPSITDLERPMSGKPSASLQYMSTEPNMTIASSQHPMPTTESFSEPCYSEHLNILAQSMTALVKKIQDLRHIGIEDSHIILPKICVIGDQSTGKSSLIEGMSEIKVPRSSDTCTRCPMEINLSESEAGQSWTCRVYLSRKYIYDGSRKIGKPKKSHPLGPWVSIDPEDEFFITITNKDQIEEVIKWAQLAILNPGRPTAHYIPGQNSETNPLDCEVKFSPNIVRLDISAPGFPSLSFYDLPGVINQVEFDEERYLVNLVENLVKDYISQDNCIVLLTITMTDDVMNSSAARIMNDVRGAKQRALGVLTKPDRIPPGEELSQWIEILEGDKFALGHDYYVVRNNPDPSVEHSVARQQEDAYFMSGPWSTDLAAYRERFGTRSLQTALSKLLFQQIQGCLPGIIDEINKKATRIDDELSKLPAPPSANVPYILCEKLYEFKECIRHQMDGGSREYPLKKLWYNIAEDFKLSLVKTRPTVKVLAEADKQSISASRDDDSECELVQCSPKRKLPEDPSGPPSSTVRGRPKKPSGYHTTHFENFMTPAKEFTWEEIRDINKDSASAGIPQQINPKAIDFLNQVSVVHWKQPMIAFIDTSHQLVRDTLLRELNNVFIQYNQTGLFRELERTIRSYLKKLRAEHLAHAEEIYQIEHEKPFTMATTALDQATAAAYTNLESRRFDARANHYLSLFHKLPIGDPRRENEKKKLGNAELGADKFTLEVKMMAITRGYYEIASSRFVDSVCQSIYTKLFFRCHQSLVKAIEHGLGIQAENAVERCNELMSEDIERQRRRQYLEKQKEKVMKAQEWLNEENGTAHEQDDPLNFEREIKSQPHDW; encoded by the exons ATGGCACCGCATTCTCTTCAACCATATAGAAGTGTCACGCCCGATGTGAAGCCCTCTATTACGGACTTGGAACGCCCAATGTCAGGTAAGCCGTCGGCTTCGCTCCAATATATGTCAACGGAACCTAATATGACTATAGCTTCATCCCAACATCCGATGCCTACAACGGAGTCCTTTTCCGAGCCTTGCTACTCAGAGCATCTCAATATCCTTGCACAGAGCATGACAGCTCTCGTCAAGAAGATTCAGGATCTCCGTCACATTGGCATTGAGGATTCTCATATCATCTTGCCGAAGATCTGTGTGATTGGTGATCAGAGCACCGGAAAGAGTTCGCTCATTGAGGGAATGAGTGAAATCAAGGTTCCAAGGAGCTCTGATACTTGCACTCGTTGTCCGATGGAGATAAATCTATCCGAGAGTGAGGCCGGACAGTCTTGGACTTGCCGTGTGTACCTCTCTCGGAAGTACATATACGACGGCTCCAGGAAAATagggaagccgaagaagtcgCATCCACTGGGACCATGGGTCTCTATCGATCCGGAAGATGAGTTCTTCATCACTATCACCAACAAAGATCAGATTGAAGAAGTAATCAAATGGGCACAGCTTGCAATCCTCAACCCAGGCAGACCAACAGCTCATTACATTCCGGGACAGAACTCAGAAACTAATCCTCTTGATTGTGAGGTGAAATTTTCGCCCAACATAGTAAGATTGGATATCTCAGCACCAGGATTTCCGAGCTTGTCTTTCTACGACCTGCCTGGTGTCATCAACCAGGTCGAATTCGATGAGGAACGCTACCTCGTAAACCTCGTTGAAAACCTTGTGAAGGATTACATCAGCCAGGATAACTGTATAGTTCTCCTCACGATTACCATGACGGATGATGTGATGAATAGCAGTGCAGCCCGGATAATGAATGACGTCCGTGGAGCGAAACAGAGAGCGCTCGGCGTTCTCACCAAGCCAGACCGGATCCCTCCTGGAGAAGAACTCAGCCAATGGATTGAGATCCTCGAAGGTGATAAGTTTGCTTTGGGACACGATTACTATGTTGTTCGCAACAATCCGGATCCGTCGGTTGAGCATTCGGTGGCTCGACAGCAGGAGGATGCGTATTTTATGTCTGGACCATGGTCAACGGATCTTGCAGCGTACCGTGAGAGATTTGGAACCCGGAGTCTACAGACCGCTTTGTCAAAACTTCTGTTTCAGCAAATCCAGGGATGTCTACCAGGCATCATCGACGAGATTAACAAGAAGGCTACCCGTATtgatgatgagctttcgAAGCTCCCTGCTCCACCGTCGGCCAATGTTCCATACATCTTGTGCGAAAAGCTGTATGAATTCAAGGAATGCATTCGCCATCAAATGGACGGGGGCTCCAGGGAGTACCCCCTGAAGAAGCTCTGGTACAACATTGCAGAAGATTTCAAGCTCTCCTTGGTTAAAACCCGCCCAACAGTGAAGGTACTGGCAGAGGCTGATAAGCAATCCATTTCCGCTAGCCGTGATGACGACTCAGAATGCGAGCTTGTCCAATGCTCACCCAAGAGGAAACTACCTGAAGATCCATCTGGCCCACCATCCTCAACTGTGCGGGGAAGACCTAAGAAACCATCAGGATATCATACTACACACTTTGAGAATTTTATGACACCCGCGAAAGAATTCACGTGGGAAGAAATCCGGGATATCAACAAGGACTCGGCGAGTGCTGGAATCCCACAGCAGATTAATCCCAAGGCCATAGACTTTTTGAATCAAGTGAGTGTCGTCCACTGGAAGCAGCCAATGATAGCCTTCATCGATACAAGCCATCAACTTGTGAGAGACACACTCTTGCGCGAACTGAACAACGTTTTTATCCAGTACAACCAGACTGGCCTGTTCAGAGAGCTTGAGAGAACGATCAGAAGCTATCTGAAGAAGCTTAGAGCTGAACACCTCGCTCATGCTGAGGAGATATATCAAATCGAACATGAGAAACCTTTCACAATGGCGACTACTGCGCTTGATCAGGCGACGGCTGCGGCCTATACAAACCTGGAGTCGCGCCGCTTCGATGCCAGAGCCAACCATTACCTGAGCCTCTTCCACAAGCTCCCCATTGGGGACCCACGAAGGGagaacgaaaagaagaagctagGGAATGCCGAATTGGGCGCAGATAAGTTCACGCTGGAAGTCAAAATGATGGCT ATAACCCGAGGCTATTACGAAATCGCTAGCTCGAGATTTGTCGACTCTGTTTGTCAATCTATATACACAAAGCTCTTCTTCAGATGCCACCAGAGCCTGGTCAAAGCGATTGAGCACGGCCTAGGGATTCAGGCGGAAAACG CTGTGGAGCGTTGTAACGAGCTCATGTCCGAGGATATTGAACGCCAGCGTCGTCGACAGTACCTGGAGAAACAGAAAGAGAAGGTCATGAAAGCGCAGGAATGGTTGAACGAGGAGAACGGAACTGCCCACGAGCAAGACGATCCCCTGAATTTTGAGCGCGAAATCAAGTCGCAACCCCACGATTGGTGA
- the PSA2 gene encoding mannose-1-phosphate guanylyltransferase (COG:M;~EggNog:ENOG410PIF7;~InterPro:IPR029044,IPR005835,IPR018357,IPR001451;~PFAM:PF00483,PF12804,PF00132;~go_function: GO:0016740 - transferase activity [Evidence IEA];~go_function: GO:0016779 - nucleotidyltransferase activity [Evidence IEA];~go_process: GO:0009058 - biosynthetic process [Evidence IEA]): MLQVPVREHTNVASTKAVILVGGPSRGTRFRPLSLDVPKPLFEVAGHPIIHHCLKALAKVPELHEVILIGYYDESVFRDFIKDSFKEFPQFRISYLREYTALGTAGGLYHFRDAILKGKPERIFVLNADVCCSFPLGEMLRLFEEKDAEAVILGTRVHNDAASNFGCIVSDSHTKRVLHYVEKPESHISNLINCGVYLFATECIFPSIRSTIKRRTARPRLLSYPSSDNLESSFVGEDDSDQTEVLRLEQDILSDLADSNRFFVHETKDFWRQIKTAGSAVPANALYLQKAFQAQSEELTAPSATIVPPVYIHPSASVDPTAKLGPNVSIGPRVTVGSGVRIKDSIVLEDAEVKHDACVMHAIIGWSGRVGAWARVEGTPIPNGSHSTSIIKNGVKVQSITILGKECGVGDEVRVQNCVCLPYKELKRDVANEVIM; encoded by the exons ATGCTCCAGGTGCCCGTGCGGGAACATACCAACGTGGCCTCCACCAAAGCCGTGATCTTG GTGGGTGGTCCGTCAAGAGGAACTCGTTTCCGGCCTCTGTCTCTTGATGTTCCAAAG CCTCTATTCGAAGTCGCTGGTCATCCGATTATCCACCACTGCCTCAAGGCTCTCGCAAAGGTCCCCGAGCTTCATGAAGTTATCCTTATTGGCTACTACGATGAGAGCGTTTTCCGCGACTTCATCAAAGACTCCTTCAAAGAATTCCCCCAATTTCGGATTTCATACCTTCGAGAATACACAGCGCTAGGAACTGCCGGAGGTCTGTACCATTTCCGCGACGCCATCTTAAAGGGGAAGCCGGAGCGCATCTTTGTGCTCAATGCCGATGTCTGCTGCTCGTTCCCGCTTGGTGAAATGCTGAGGCTattcgaggagaaggatgctgaAGCAGTCATTCTGGGAACACGGGTCCACAACGACGCAGCTTCAAACTTTGGGTGCATTGTGTCAGACTCCCACACGAAGCGTGTCCTCCACTATGTCGAGAAGCCAGAATCGCATATCTCCAACCTCATCAACTGTGGGGTTTATCTCTTTGCAACGGAATGTatcttcccatccatccgCAGCACCATCAAGCGACGAACGGCTCGCCCACGTCTACTGTCATACCCTTCTTCCGACAATTTGGAGTCGTCCTttgttggcgaggatgatTCAGACCAGACCGAGGTCTTGCGTTTGGAGCAAGATATCCTCTCCGACCTTGCTGACAGTAACCGTTTCTTTGTTCACGAGACCAAGGATTTCTGGCGTCAGATAAAAACAGCTGGATCTGCTGTTCCGGCCAATGCTCTCTACCTCCAAAAAGCATTCCAAGCGCAATCCGAGGAGCTCACCGCTCCTTCCGCCACCATTGTTCCTCCCGTCTATATCCATCCCTCCGCAAGTGTAGACCCAACAGCGAAACTGGGTCCTAATGTGTCGATTGGTCCTCGTGTCACTGTCGGTTCAGGTGTTCGTATAAAGGACTCAATTGTTCTCGAGGATGCAGAGGTCAAGCACGATGCATGTGTTATGCATGCAATCATTGGGTGGAGCGGGCGAGTCGGGGCCTGGGCCCGTGTGGAGGGAACCCCGATTCCGAACGGAAGCCACTCtaccagcatcatcaagaaCGGCGTCAAGGTGCAGAGCATCACCATTCTCGGGAAGGAGTGCGGTGTCGGTGACGAGGTCCGAGTTCAAAACTGTGTTTGTTTGCCGTATAAGGAACTCAAGCGC GACGTTGCCAACGAGGTTATCATGTAG